One Prunus dulcis chromosome 7, ALMONDv2, whole genome shotgun sequence DNA segment encodes these proteins:
- the LOC117634426 gene encoding BTB/POZ domain and ankyrin repeat-containing protein NOOT2 gives MSSLEESLRSLSLDYLNLLINGQAFSDVTFSVEGRLVHAHRCILAARSLFFRKFFCGPDPPSGLDPISGSRMSPGGTSSSLHRGGNSQQQQQVIPVNSVGYEVFLLLLQFLYSGQVSIVPQKHEPRPNCGERGCWHTHCTSAVDLALDTLAAARSFGVEQLALLTQKQLASMVEKASIDDVMKVLLASRKQDMHQLWTTCSHLVAKSGLPPEVLAKHLPIDVVAKIEELRLKSSLARRSMMPHHHHHHHHHDLGAAADLEDQKIRRMRRALDSSDVELVKLMVMGEGLNLDEALALHYAVENCSREVVKALLELGAADVNYPAGPAGKTPLHIASEMVSPDMVAVLLDHHADPNVRTVDGVTPLDVLRTLTSDFLFKGAVPGLTHIEPNKLRLCLELVQSAALVLSREEGNNNANNAPNSSNSTAIYPPINDDHHSSGSNSGNIGNLNLDSRLVYLNLGATQMGSRNMDGHDHQDHDHHGSHSSHRAQGGCDPATMYHHSHDY, from the exons ATGAGCAGCCTTGAAGAGTCTCTAAGATCTCTGTCCCTAGACTACCTAAATCTGCTCATCAATGGCCAAGCCTTCAGTGACGTCACCTTCAGCGTGGAGGGTCGTCTAGTCCATGCCCACAGGTGCATCCTAGCTGCCCGGAGCCTCTTCTTCCGCAAATTCTTTTGTGGGCCGGACCCGCCTTCGGGGCTCGACCCGATATCCGGGTCGAGGATGAGCCCTGGTGGCACGTCGTCCTCGTTGCACCGCGGGGGCAATtctcagcagcagcagcaggtGATACCGGTGAACTCGGTGGGGTACGAGGTGTTCTTGTTGCTGTTGCAGTTCTTGTACAGTGGACAAGTCTCGATAGTGCCTCAGAAACATGAGCCAAGGCCTAATTGTGGAGAGAGAGGGTGCTGGCACACGCATTGCACCTCCGCCGTTGATCTTGCTCTTGACACTCTTGCTGCCGCTAGATCCTTTGGTGTTGAACAACTTGCATTGCTCACTCAG AAGCAATTGGCAAGCATGGTGGAAAAGGCCTCAATTGATGATGTGATGAAAGTCCTCTTAGCTTCAAGAAAACAAGACATGCATCAACTCTGGACAACTTGCTCTCACCTTGTTGCCAAATCGGGCCTCCCACCGGAAGTCCTGGCCAAGCACCTCCCGATCGATGTCGTGGCCAAAATCGAAGAGCTTCGTCTCAAATCCTCCCTCGCCCGCCGCTCAATGATGcctcatcaccaccaccaccatcaccaccacgaCCTCGGGGCAGCAGCCGATCTCGAAGACCAGAAAATCCGCAGGATGAGGCGGGCATTGGACTCATCGGATGTCGAACTCGTCAAGCTCATGGTAATGGGCGAAGGCCTAAATCTCGACGAGGCATTGGCATTACACTATGCGGTCGAAAATTGTAGCCGAGAGGTGGTCAAAGCATTACTAGAACTTGGAGCAGCAGATGTTAACTACCCGGCAGGGCCAGCTGGCAAAACCCCACTTCACATTGCATCCGAAATGGTGTCGCCTGACATGGTGGCCGTCCTGCTCGACCACCACGCCGACCCAAATGTCCGGACCGTCGACGGGGTTACTCCCCTCGACGTACTAAGAACCCTAACTTCAGATTTTCTCTTCAAAGGGGCTGTTCCGGGACTTACCCACATTGAACCAAACAAGCTCAGGCTCTGCCTGGAGCTTGTTCAATCGGCTGCTCTTGTTCTTTCCCGCGAAGAAGGCAACAACAATGCAAACAACGCTCCCAATTCTTCTAATTCGACCGCGATTTACCCGCCTATCAACGACGATCACCATAGTAGCGGCAGCAACAGCGGCAACATTGGCAACCTAAACTTGGATTCTAGATTGGTGTATCTCAATCTTGGAGCAACTCAAATGGGGTCTAGAAATATGGACGGTCATGATCATCAAGATCATGATCATCATGGGAGCCATAGTAGCCATAGGGCACAAGGTGGCTGTGACCCAGCAACAATGTACCACCACTCTCATGACTACTag